Proteins encoded within one genomic window of Prauserella marina:
- the smpB gene encoding SsrA-binding protein SmpB, translating into MPKETGRKVIASNRRARHDYSIIDTYEAGVVLVGTEVKSLRDGKASLADAFATVDDGEVFLRGLHIPEYAQGTWTNHTPRRTRKLLLHRGEIEKLIGKTKEGGVSLVPLSMYFKDGKVKVELALAKGKRAYDKRQSIAKRDAEREVQKAMGRAAKGKYRR; encoded by the coding sequence ATGCCCAAAGAAACCGGTCGCAAGGTGATCGCGTCGAACCGCCGCGCGCGGCACGACTACTCGATCATCGACACGTACGAGGCCGGTGTCGTACTCGTCGGGACCGAGGTGAAAAGCCTGCGAGACGGCAAAGCCTCGCTCGCCGACGCGTTCGCGACGGTGGACGACGGCGAGGTTTTCCTGCGCGGCCTGCACATTCCCGAATACGCACAGGGCACGTGGACGAACCACACCCCGCGCAGGACTCGCAAGTTGTTGCTGCACCGAGGTGAGATCGAGAAGCTCATCGGCAAGACGAAGGAAGGCGGCGTCAGCCTCGTTCCGCTGTCCATGTACTTCAAGGACGGCAAGGTCAAGGTGGAGCTGGCGCTCGCGAAGGGAAAGCGGGCCTACGACAAGCGGCAGAGCATCGCCAAGCGTGATGCCGAGCGCGAGGTCCAGAAGGCCATGGGCCGTGCGGCCAAAGGGAAGTACCGGCGTTGA
- a CDS encoding amidohydrolase family protein, with protein MSPESDAEIASWVRDLGLPGLVDVHVHFLPERMLEKVWAFFDNAGENYGMAWPIHYRQSEQDRLATLRSFGVERFAPLVYPHKPGMAEWLNRWVLEFAEREQDAVPTATLFPEPGAPSYVESALRAGVRCFKAHVQVGAYDPRDAMLDEAWGSIADAGVPVVIHCGHGPRRGEYTGLDVFGEVLARHPDLVTVLAHAGMPDYAAALALVDRYPRVYLDTTMVGVPFTEEFMPVPPDWAARLADVADRIVLGTDFPNIPYSYATQLRAVAGWANAEERLGEPFLRAVLYETPAKLLGL; from the coding sequence TTGAGCCCTGAATCGGATGCCGAGATCGCGTCGTGGGTGCGCGATCTCGGTCTTCCGGGCCTGGTCGACGTTCACGTGCACTTTCTGCCGGAGCGCATGCTGGAAAAGGTATGGGCGTTTTTCGACAACGCCGGTGAGAACTACGGCATGGCGTGGCCGATCCACTACCGCCAGTCCGAGCAGGACCGGCTCGCGACCCTGCGCTCGTTCGGGGTCGAACGGTTCGCGCCGCTGGTGTACCCGCACAAGCCGGGGATGGCGGAGTGGCTCAACAGGTGGGTGCTGGAGTTCGCGGAACGGGAACAGGACGCTGTGCCGACCGCGACGTTGTTTCCCGAGCCGGGCGCGCCGTCTTATGTGGAGTCGGCGCTGCGCGCGGGTGTTCGTTGCTTCAAGGCGCACGTTCAGGTGGGCGCCTACGACCCGAGGGACGCCATGCTCGACGAGGCATGGGGTTCGATAGCCGACGCCGGCGTTCCCGTCGTGATCCACTGTGGACATGGCCCGAGGAGGGGCGAGTACACGGGGCTCGACGTGTTCGGCGAGGTCCTTGCCCGGCATCCGGATCTGGTGACCGTGCTCGCGCACGCGGGTATGCCTGATTACGCGGCGGCGCTGGCGCTCGTGGACCGCTATCCGCGGGTCTACCTGGACACGACGATGGTCGGGGTGCCGTTCACCGAGGAGTTCATGCCGGTGCCTCCCGACTGGGCCGCCAGGCTGGCCGACGTCGCGGACCGGATTGTGCTCGGTACCGACTTCCCGAACATTCCCTACTCGTACGCGACCCAGTTGCGGGCAGTCGCGGGATGGGCGAACGCGGAGGAACGGCTCGGTGAGCCATTCCTCCGCGCCGTGTTGTACGAGACACCGGCCAAGTTGCTCGGGCTCTAG
- a CDS encoding acyltransferase family protein, with product MSISRLDPRQHTRDRFLDVIRAIAILGVVIQHWAMPVLDYSGGTLTTGNALATPGWWVITWLSQVMPLVFFAGGAANLISLRRASSPRSWLASRLGRLLLPVLPLFAVWLVVPKVLTAFGVAGQPVAVASAIAAQLLWFLAVYLLTVLATPLMAAAHRRWGLGVPVALSVAAALIDVVRFDVFGLAGYANAVFVWLAVHQLGFHYVDGALGRLSRRGALTMAGAGFAATALLVAFGPYATSMIGMPGAAVSNMSPPTLCLVTLAVGQIGLALAARPALNRIAERRAIGSALSWIGPRFMSIYLWHMPALVVVSGLTVLAMDYATPDPGSLRWFVMLPLWLAATGLVLVGLLAVFGRFESARGPATASVPTWQLATAGLLASGGLLGLAAKGFGGDPAIWIVLVVAGFLLSTTTVSRARAATVG from the coding sequence ATGTCAATCAGCCGGCTGGATCCACGCCAGCACACCCGGGATCGCTTCCTCGACGTCATCCGAGCCATAGCCATCCTCGGCGTGGTGATCCAGCACTGGGCGATGCCGGTCCTCGACTACTCCGGCGGCACGCTCACCACGGGCAACGCGCTCGCGACACCCGGCTGGTGGGTCATTACCTGGCTCTCCCAGGTCATGCCGCTCGTGTTCTTCGCGGGCGGAGCGGCCAACCTGATCTCGCTCCGCAGGGCATCATCACCGCGCTCCTGGCTCGCGAGCAGGCTCGGCAGACTCCTGCTGCCCGTGCTCCCGCTCTTCGCGGTGTGGCTCGTCGTGCCGAAGGTCCTCACCGCGTTCGGCGTCGCAGGGCAACCGGTCGCCGTCGCCTCGGCCATCGCGGCTCAGCTGCTGTGGTTCCTGGCCGTGTACCTGCTGACGGTGCTCGCGACCCCGCTGATGGCGGCGGCCCACCGGCGATGGGGCCTCGGTGTTCCGGTCGCGCTGAGCGTCGCCGCCGCGCTGATCGACGTCGTTCGCTTCGACGTCTTCGGCCTCGCTGGCTACGCCAACGCCGTGTTCGTCTGGCTCGCCGTACACCAGCTCGGCTTCCACTACGTCGACGGCGCGCTCGGCAGGCTCAGCCGACGCGGCGCACTCACCATGGCAGGCGCCGGTTTCGCCGCCACCGCGCTGCTCGTCGCTTTCGGCCCCTACGCCACCAGCATGATCGGAATGCCCGGCGCGGCCGTATCCAACATGAGCCCGCCCACCCTGTGCCTGGTAACCCTCGCGGTCGGCCAGATCGGCCTCGCGCTCGCGGCGCGCCCCGCGCTGAACCGGATCGCCGAACGACGCGCGATCGGCTCCGCACTGAGCTGGATCGGCCCCCGGTTCATGAGCATCTACCTGTGGCACATGCCCGCCCTGGTCGTCGTGTCGGGGCTGACCGTACTGGCCATGGACTACGCGACGCCGGATCCGGGCAGCCTGCGCTGGTTCGTCATGCTCCCGCTGTGGCTGGCCGCGACAGGGCTGGTGCTCGTCGGCCTGCTCGCGGTGTTCGGCCGCTTCGAATCCGCGAGGGGACCGGCGACCGCGTCCGTGCCGACCTGGCAGCTCGCGACAGCGGGCTTGCTCGCCTCCGGCGGGCTGCTCGGTCTCGCGGCCAAGGGATTCGGTGGCGATCCCGCCATCTGGATAGTCCTGGTCGTCGCCGGCTTCCTGCTCAGCACGACGACCGTCAGCCGAGCCCGTGCGGCCACCGTCGGCTAG
- a CDS encoding MarR family winged helix-turn-helix transcriptional regulator: MTTLSTGHLPALLATSFRAVMDRVHEQLAAAGFDVRPAHGFVFQYLSFHTTATAVDIGEHLGITKQAAVQLIDELTKRGYVERRPHPTDRRARAISLTARGRECVDRVVAAWTEIEQRWATLIGPDRLDRLHDDLTTLTDATSGGAPVPLRPLW; encoded by the coding sequence TTGACTACCTTGTCGACAGGACACCTCCCCGCGCTGCTGGCGACGAGCTTCCGCGCCGTCATGGACCGGGTCCACGAACAGCTCGCCGCGGCGGGCTTCGACGTACGCCCCGCACACGGCTTCGTGTTCCAGTACCTGTCCTTCCATACGACCGCCACGGCCGTCGACATCGGCGAACACCTCGGCATCACCAAACAGGCAGCCGTCCAGCTCATCGACGAACTCACCAAGCGCGGCTACGTCGAACGCCGCCCACACCCCACCGACCGGCGCGCCCGCGCCATCAGCCTCACCGCCCGCGGCCGGGAGTGTGTCGACCGCGTCGTCGCGGCCTGGACCGAAATCGAACAGCGGTGGGCCACCCTCATCGGCCCCGACCGCCTCGACAGGCTCCACGACGACCTCACCACGCTCACCGACGCGACCTCCGGCGGAGCACCCGTGCCGCTACGGCCCCTCTGGTAG
- a CDS encoding cupin domain-containing protein: MTLATYADAPVFTNAGFVFRPLAVPSRGSAELAVWLLEAAPEATSESHTVDREEVFVLHEGRVIVEVDGDTHELGPGDAAMSVPGKPLRLRNPGAEPARLTVCTSKGITGVVDGVTIEPPWAR; the protein is encoded by the coding sequence ATGACGCTGGCGACCTATGCGGACGCCCCCGTCTTCACCAACGCCGGATTCGTCTTCCGGCCGCTCGCCGTCCCGAGCAGAGGGTCGGCCGAGCTGGCCGTGTGGTTGCTCGAAGCGGCACCGGAGGCGACGAGCGAGTCGCATACCGTCGACCGTGAGGAAGTGTTCGTGCTGCACGAGGGAAGGGTGATCGTCGAGGTCGACGGCGACACGCATGAACTCGGTCCCGGCGATGCGGCCATGTCGGTGCCCGGCAAGCCGTTGCGGTTGCGCAACCCCGGTGCGGAACCGGCGCGGCTCACCGTGTGCACGTCGAAGGGCATCACCGGGGTGGTCGACGGGGTCACCATCGAGCCACCATGGGCCCGCTGA
- a CDS encoding response regulator transcription factor, which produces MRVVIAEDAVLLRAGVQRLLADEGIDTAAAVDNGDDLLEAIQKHSPDLAIVDVRMPPTFTDEGLRAALRARELISGLPVLVLSQYVEETYAVELLSAGAGGVGYLLKERVADVAEFLDAVRRVAGGGTAIDPEVIAQLMARGKKNPLDALTSRESEVLGLMAQGLSNTAIAGTLVVSHGAVEKHIGNIFAKLGLEASSEEHRRVRAVLTYLGR; this is translated from the coding sequence ATGCGGGTGGTCATCGCCGAGGACGCTGTTCTGTTGCGCGCTGGGGTGCAGCGACTGCTCGCCGACGAGGGCATCGACACGGCCGCCGCGGTGGACAACGGCGACGACCTGCTCGAAGCGATCCAGAAACATAGTCCTGACCTGGCGATCGTCGATGTGCGAATGCCGCCGACGTTCACTGATGAGGGGCTGAGGGCGGCACTGCGGGCACGGGAGCTGATCTCGGGCCTTCCGGTGCTGGTGCTGTCCCAGTACGTCGAGGAGACGTACGCGGTGGAACTGCTGTCCGCGGGCGCGGGCGGCGTGGGATACCTGTTGAAGGAGCGAGTGGCCGATGTCGCGGAGTTCCTGGACGCGGTGCGCCGAGTCGCCGGTGGCGGCACGGCGATCGACCCCGAAGTGATCGCCCAGCTCATGGCCAGGGGAAAGAAGAACCCACTCGACGCGCTCACCAGCCGCGAGTCGGAGGTGCTCGGCTTGATGGCGCAGGGCCTTTCGAACACGGCGATCGCGGGCACGCTCGTGGTTTCACATGGCGCCGTCGAAAAGCACATCGGCAACATCTTCGCGAAACTCGGCCTCGAAGCCAGCTCCGAGGAACACCGCCGCGTCCGCGCCGTCCTCACCTACCTCGGCCGCTGA
- a CDS encoding sensor histidine kinase, producing MSTPAPDRPAAGRDDLAEQSRPSPFHTIVFMVASFPLRLVQFVLIFTLTAVGIVTTIVWVGIPILLATTYLTRWFGDVERRWVRSMLNTNVPDVERLKVQGGLLRRWLGALTDPTTWRDFGYLMLVLPLGILEFAIGLVSIILVPMAIWVAPALGWLHGRMALTLLGPPKARKAEARASRLQASRARGVDAAEAERRRIERDLHDGAQQRLVSVAMSLGRAKSKLSGDPDDLRSLIDEAHTDAKLAVSELRDLARGIYPAVLADRGLDAALSAQAAKSPIHVDVTVDVEPRPPAAVETTAYFIVGETLTNVAKHAGATEAGVKVWRTEDTVVVEVTDNGNGGARMREGGGLAGLADRAATIDGVISVVSPPGGPTVVRADLPCTW from the coding sequence ATGAGCACGCCGGCGCCGGATCGACCAGCGGCGGGAAGAGACGACCTCGCGGAACAGTCCAGACCGTCGCCTTTCCACACGATCGTCTTCATGGTGGCGAGCTTCCCGCTGCGGCTGGTGCAGTTCGTACTCATCTTCACGCTGACCGCCGTCGGCATCGTCACCACGATCGTCTGGGTCGGAATTCCGATCCTGCTGGCCACCACGTATCTGACCAGGTGGTTCGGCGACGTGGAGCGACGCTGGGTCAGGTCGATGCTCAACACGAACGTGCCGGACGTGGAACGGCTGAAGGTCCAGGGCGGGCTCTTGCGACGCTGGCTCGGCGCGCTGACCGATCCGACGACCTGGCGCGATTTCGGCTACCTCATGCTGGTGCTCCCGCTGGGGATCCTCGAATTCGCGATCGGCCTGGTTTCGATCATCCTGGTGCCGATGGCGATCTGGGTCGCCCCGGCGCTGGGCTGGCTGCACGGGCGGATGGCGCTCACCCTGCTCGGGCCGCCGAAAGCCCGCAAGGCGGAGGCGAGGGCGTCACGGTTGCAAGCGTCCCGCGCGCGCGGCGTCGACGCGGCTGAGGCGGAGCGAAGGCGGATCGAGCGAGACCTGCACGACGGGGCGCAGCAGCGGCTGGTGTCGGTCGCGATGAGCCTTGGCAGGGCGAAGTCGAAACTCAGCGGCGATCCCGACGACCTGCGCAGTCTGATCGACGAAGCACACACGGACGCCAAGCTGGCCGTGTCCGAGCTGCGCGACCTGGCGAGGGGCATCTATCCCGCCGTACTCGCCGACCGAGGGCTCGACGCGGCGCTGTCGGCGCAGGCGGCGAAATCACCCATCCACGTCGACGTGACCGTGGACGTGGAGCCGAGACCACCGGCCGCCGTGGAGACCACCGCGTACTTCATCGTCGGCGAGACGTTGACGAACGTCGCCAAGCACGCGGGCGCGACGGAAGCAGGCGTGAAGGTGTGGCGCACGGAGGACACCGTGGTGGTCGAGGTGACCGACAACGGAAACGGTGGCGCGCGGATGCGCGAAGGGGGTGGGCTTGCCGGGCTTGCCGACCGGGCTGCAACGATTGACGGCGTCATTTCCGTCGTCAGCCCACCCGGTGGTCCCACGGTCGTTCGAGCGGACCTGCCATGCACGTGGTGA
- a CDS encoding sensor domain-containing protein produces the protein MNDEPTTERDQSRPPLFGSLGFLLLNLPIGIAGFVAIVALGSVGATTLIIWIGIPVLALLLVGMRAAARTERARVYSMLGAYVPLPYRTLPEGDQKARWKARIADQSTWRDMTYFVLLFPIGIAQFTILAVSWALSLGFIGLPVYYRFLPEGAYFFPSFDLRWITVDSELSALPWAALGLLCLALTIAITRALASAHVRFARLMLGPTPRQMREADNFVPFTPSVRASGPVAES, from the coding sequence ATGAACGACGAGCCGACGACCGAGAGGGACCAAAGCCGTCCGCCGCTGTTCGGCTCACTCGGCTTTCTGCTGCTGAACCTTCCCATCGGGATCGCGGGTTTCGTCGCCATCGTGGCGCTCGGCTCGGTCGGCGCCACCACGTTGATCATCTGGATCGGCATCCCGGTACTCGCGCTGCTGCTCGTGGGCATGAGAGCGGCGGCGAGGACCGAAAGGGCCAGGGTCTACTCGATGCTCGGTGCCTACGTCCCGCTCCCCTACCGGACGCTGCCGGAGGGCGACCAGAAGGCGCGGTGGAAGGCACGCATCGCCGACCAGTCGACGTGGCGGGACATGACCTACTTCGTGCTCCTGTTCCCGATCGGCATCGCGCAATTCACGATCTTGGCGGTGTCGTGGGCACTGTCGCTCGGGTTCATCGGGCTTCCCGTCTACTACCGGTTCCTGCCGGAGGGCGCCTACTTCTTCCCCTCCTTCGACCTGCGCTGGATCACGGTCGATTCCGAGTTGTCGGCGTTGCCGTGGGCCGCGCTGGGGCTGCTGTGCCTCGCGCTGACGATCGCGATCACCAGGGCGCTCGCGTCAGCGCACGTGCGCTTCGCGAGGCTGATGCTCGGCCCGACACCACGGCAGATGCGGGAGGCCGACAACTTCGTCCCCTTCACGCCCTCGGTCCGGGCGAGCGGGCCAGTGGCGGAGTCATGA
- a CDS encoding NAD(P)-dependent alcohol dehydrogenase — protein MSTTTHAIAAPSAGAPLEQTTIQRRDLRPDDVLIDIAYAGICHSDIHQVQEDWGTAIFPMVPGHEIAGVVAEVGSGVTEYRVGDRVGVGCMVDSCGECENCRADQEQFCVKGNIQTYNGVGFDGENTYGGYSRQIVVKDAFVCRIPEGIELDVAAPLLCAGITTYSPLRRWGAGPGKKVAVVGLGGLGHLAVKLAVAMGAEVTVLSQSLKKQEDGVRLGASAYYATGDESTFGRLAGQFDLILNTVSAKLPVDAYLSLLKVGGAMVNVGAPGEPLSYSAFSLIGGNKILTGSMIGGIAETQEMLDFCAEHGIGAEIETIAADQVNTAYERVASSDVRYRFVIDTATIGS, from the coding sequence ATGAGCACAACGACACACGCCATCGCCGCGCCGTCCGCGGGCGCACCGCTCGAACAGACCACGATCCAGCGGCGCGACCTGCGCCCTGATGACGTCCTGATCGACATCGCCTACGCCGGCATTTGCCACTCCGACATCCACCAGGTTCAGGAAGACTGGGGGACCGCCATCTTCCCGATGGTTCCCGGTCACGAAATCGCGGGTGTGGTTGCCGAGGTCGGCTCCGGCGTGACCGAGTACCGGGTCGGCGACCGGGTCGGTGTCGGCTGCATGGTCGACTCGTGCGGCGAATGCGAGAACTGCCGGGCTGACCAGGAACAGTTCTGCGTCAAGGGCAACATTCAAACGTACAACGGCGTCGGCTTCGACGGCGAGAACACCTACGGCGGCTACAGCAGGCAGATCGTGGTGAAGGACGCCTTCGTGTGCCGCATTCCTGAGGGAATCGAGCTCGACGTCGCCGCTCCCCTGCTGTGCGCGGGCATCACGACGTACTCGCCGTTGCGCCGGTGGGGTGCCGGTCCCGGCAAGAAGGTCGCGGTCGTCGGGCTCGGCGGTCTCGGCCACCTGGCCGTGAAGCTCGCCGTCGCGATGGGCGCCGAGGTCACGGTGCTGAGCCAGAGCCTCAAGAAGCAGGAAGACGGCGTCCGGCTCGGCGCGAGCGCCTACTACGCCACCGGTGACGAATCGACGTTCGGCCGGCTCGCGGGCCAGTTCGACCTGATCCTCAACACCGTCTCGGCGAAGCTGCCGGTCGACGCCTACCTGAGCCTGCTGAAAGTCGGTGGAGCGATGGTGAACGTCGGCGCACCAGGAGAGCCGCTTTCCTACAGCGCGTTCTCGCTGATCGGCGGCAACAAGATACTCACCGGCTCCATGATCGGCGGTATCGCCGAAACCCAGGAGATGCTGGACTTCTGCGCGGAGCACGGGATCGGCGCCGAGATCGAGACCATCGCCGCCGACCAGGTCAACACCGCCTACGAGCGGGTGGCCAGCAGCGACGTGCGGTACCGCTTCGTCATCGACACCGCGACCATCGGTTCCTGA
- a CDS encoding TetR/AcrR family transcriptional regulator codes for MGERYHHGNLRAELVRVSLDLIAEQGLRGFSVAEVARRAEVSPGAPYRHFPERGSLLAAVATAVAGQLADRVRNAAEGLADPVDALAAGCGAYTEYLIERQAGINVIYADGLQGGEHEQLHEQTRRLTDQFLMLCLTVSDHPASALELMEQLFTQAHGYGMFWLEGVFARHGYSAEQVVRKSVAAARVVIEGHRYTTRG; via the coding sequence ATGGGCGAGCGATACCACCACGGCAACCTGCGTGCCGAGCTTGTGCGCGTGTCCCTCGATCTGATCGCCGAGCAGGGGCTGCGCGGGTTCTCCGTCGCCGAGGTGGCCCGAAGAGCCGAGGTCAGCCCCGGCGCTCCCTATCGGCACTTTCCGGAACGGGGAAGTCTGCTGGCCGCCGTGGCGACCGCCGTGGCCGGCCAGCTGGCCGACCGGGTCCGGAACGCGGCGGAGGGGTTGGCCGACCCTGTCGACGCGCTCGCCGCGGGCTGCGGCGCCTACACGGAATACCTGATCGAACGGCAGGCCGGGATCAATGTCATCTACGCCGACGGGCTGCAAGGAGGCGAGCACGAACAACTGCACGAGCAGACAAGGCGGTTGACCGACCAGTTCCTGATGTTGTGCCTCACCGTCTCCGATCACCCCGCGAGCGCGCTGGAACTCATGGAGCAGCTGTTCACCCAGGCACACGGTTACGGCATGTTCTGGCTGGAGGGCGTTTTCGCGCGGCACGGTTATTCCGCCGAACAGGTCGTGCGCAAATCCGTTGCCGCCGCCCGAGTCGTGATCGAAGGACACCGGTACACCACTCGCGGCTGA
- a CDS encoding TIGR03620 family F420-dependent LLM class oxidoreductase yields the protein MKTAGLGPVGVALNVSADNAHLAEAAELEALGYSAVWLPGGDIDSLGRVGDLLAATTSVRVGTAVIPPDVYDADAVVTAYARFERDHPGRFLAGFGSPQRARQLALLGGYLDRLDAAEEPVPRRRRLLAALGPRKLALARDRGAGAVPLLVTPGYTAWARRILGEEATLVVYQLAVGDTDAARARRTARKPTLRGLTGVGGYPENMRRMGFTAEQIATLDDALVDALIGWGDDAAIAARVGEHLEAGADHVVLGVLHDGDQPGPAELARGLAASGVLGEQSPSGRQ from the coding sequence ATGAAAACAGCCGGTCTCGGGCCGGTCGGGGTGGCGCTCAACGTGTCGGCCGACAACGCGCATCTCGCGGAGGCGGCCGAACTGGAGGCGCTTGGCTACTCGGCCGTATGGCTGCCGGGAGGGGATATCGACAGCCTCGGCCGGGTCGGCGATCTGCTCGCCGCGACCACGTCGGTGCGGGTCGGAACGGCCGTCATTCCGCCCGACGTCTACGACGCGGACGCGGTGGTGACCGCTTACGCCCGGTTCGAGCGCGACCATCCCGGCCGGTTCCTGGCCGGGTTCGGATCACCGCAGCGGGCGCGGCAGCTCGCATTGCTGGGCGGCTATCTCGACCGGCTCGACGCGGCGGAGGAGCCGGTTCCTCGACGGCGAAGGCTGCTCGCCGCGCTCGGTCCTCGCAAGCTCGCGCTCGCCCGCGATCGCGGCGCCGGAGCGGTTCCACTGCTCGTGACCCCCGGCTACACCGCGTGGGCCAGGCGGATTCTCGGTGAAGAGGCGACTCTCGTCGTCTACCAGCTCGCCGTCGGCGATACCGATGCCGCGCGTGCCCGGCGGACCGCGAGGAAACCGACCCTTCGTGGCCTGACGGGCGTCGGCGGGTACCCGGAGAACATGCGGCGGATGGGCTTCACCGCCGAGCAGATCGCCACGCTCGACGACGCGCTCGTCGACGCTCTGATCGGCTGGGGTGACGACGCCGCGATCGCCGCGAGGGTCGGCGAACACCTCGAAGCCGGAGCCGATCACGTCGTACTCGGCGTACTGCACGACGGTGATCAGCCCGGCCCGGCCGAACTCGCCCGCGGGCTTGCCGCGTCAGGCGTTCTCGGCGAGCAGTCGCCGAGCGGCCGACAGTAG
- a CDS encoding NAD(P)-dependent oxidoreductase, with protein sequence MTSSSQGGTSTTEVTVLGLGAMGQALATHLLSAGHSVTAWNRTPGKAHDVVAAGGKIASTVEDAVKASPLVVVCLLDEASVHEQLDPVTDALSGRIVVNVTTTTPDEARALATWAHQYRIGYVDGGLMASPEMIGTAASLVLYSGDEHDFEQYRHLLENWGTATFVGSDPGMAAMYDTAILGTMYAMFGGFKQGGRMVRTVGGSAGTLAEMAIPFLQAVAAVLTEQAREIDTPEEYEPVQSAEFTAGAIDLINRSAVEAGQTPDLLSAARRLLAENA encoded by the coding sequence TTGACTTCGTCATCCCAGGGCGGCACGAGCACGACCGAGGTCACCGTCCTCGGGCTGGGCGCGATGGGCCAAGCCCTCGCCACCCACTTGCTGTCAGCAGGCCATTCCGTGACCGCGTGGAACAGGACCCCCGGCAAAGCACACGACGTCGTGGCTGCGGGCGGCAAGATCGCCTCGACGGTCGAGGACGCGGTGAAGGCATCCCCGCTCGTCGTGGTCTGCCTGCTCGACGAGGCATCCGTGCACGAGCAACTCGACCCGGTGACCGACGCGCTCAGCGGACGGATCGTCGTCAACGTCACGACGACGACCCCCGACGAGGCCCGCGCCCTCGCCACCTGGGCACACCAGTACCGGATCGGCTACGTCGACGGCGGGCTCATGGCGTCCCCCGAAATGATCGGCACAGCGGCCTCCCTCGTGCTCTACAGCGGGGACGAACACGACTTCGAGCAGTACCGGCACCTGTTGGAAAACTGGGGCACGGCCACGTTCGTCGGATCCGATCCGGGAATGGCCGCCATGTACGACACCGCGATACTCGGCACGATGTACGCGATGTTCGGCGGCTTCAAGCAGGGCGGCCGGATGGTGCGCACAGTGGGCGGATCGGCGGGGACGCTTGCGGAGATGGCGATCCCGTTTCTCCAGGCGGTGGCGGCGGTCCTCACCGAGCAGGCACGGGAGATCGATACGCCGGAAGAGTACGAGCCCGTGCAGAGCGCGGAATTCACGGCGGGGGCCATCGACCTCATCAACCGCTCGGCCGTCGAAGCCGGCCAAACGCCGGATCTACTGTCGGCCGCTCGGCGACTGCTCGCCGAGAACGCCTGA
- a CDS encoding winged helix-turn-helix transcriptional regulator, with protein sequence MRRKARPYACGIDAAIDVIGGKWKVLILWALHDGAKRFGELRRLVLGVTEKMLIQQLRELETDGIVHREVYHQVPPRVEYSLTELGISLNDALEPLGNWGARHMDHIVTCAREPVPEHGSRQVQPG encoded by the coding sequence ATGCGAAGGAAGGCCAGGCCGTACGCGTGTGGCATCGACGCCGCGATAGACGTCATCGGCGGAAAGTGGAAGGTGCTCATCCTGTGGGCGCTGCACGACGGCGCGAAGCGGTTCGGCGAGCTGCGGCGGCTCGTGCTCGGCGTGACCGAGAAGATGCTCATCCAGCAGCTGCGAGAGCTTGAGACCGACGGCATCGTGCACCGCGAGGTCTACCACCAGGTGCCGCCAAGGGTGGAGTATTCCCTCACCGAGCTGGGCATATCGCTCAACGACGCGCTCGAACCGCTCGGAAATTGGGGCGCCCGGCACATGGATCACATCGTCACGTGCGCGAGAGAACCGGTCCCTGAGCACGGATCTCGGCAGGTTCAGCCCGGCTGA